One genomic segment of Catalinimonas alkaloidigena includes these proteins:
- a CDS encoding RNA polymerase sigma factor, which yields MELKSTQEILKGIQQHDTLVLRHLYQEYYPVIRKLVISNNGSEEEAKDIFQETLMVIYEKLSSDSLSFQCSLKTYCYAIARNIWLMTLRRKKRGGGMLKDAESTDDLGDKLIEDMTYARRRMVFQEHMNKLGQDCQQILKAFFQGKSLKEIAESMKFSPAYAKKRKHICQQRLISSIEQDILFDELTEH from the coding sequence TTGGAGCTAAAATCAACGCAAGAGATACTCAAAGGCATTCAGCAGCATGATACGCTTGTACTAAGACATCTTTACCAGGAGTATTATCCTGTAATTCGTAAGCTTGTCATCTCTAATAATGGGAGTGAAGAAGAAGCTAAAGATATTTTTCAGGAAACGCTGATGGTAATTTATGAAAAGCTTAGCAGTGACTCATTAAGTTTTCAGTGTAGTCTGAAAACATACTGCTATGCCATTGCCAGAAATATCTGGCTTATGACGCTTCGCCGTAAAAAAAGGGGTGGAGGCATGCTTAAAGATGCAGAAAGTACCGATGATTTGGGCGATAAACTGATTGAAGATATGACTTATGCCAGGCGAAGGATGGTTTTTCAGGAGCATATGAATAAGTTAGGGCAAGACTGCCAGCAGATACTGAAAGCTTTCTTTCAGGGAAAATCTTTAAAAGAAATTGCTGAAAGCATGAAGTTTAGCCCCGCCTATGCAAAAAAAAGAAAACACATCTGCCAACAGAGACTCATCAGCTCCATTGAGCAGGATATACTTTTTGATGAACTTACTGAGCACTGA
- a CDS encoding CHAT domain-containing protein, with protein MFPKRAFVFLCCTVLLLSFATVNAGFAQDASQVEQLYTKAKRYQDQALYDSALYYFEITEKLARQQKDWQGVMMCLYGVGGIRSDQGKYEDAEKRLLKALKISQQHFPEHIYETGEAYYILAYNYSQKADYPAALTHYQKAIAIYKKIQGDQHVSVANTYAAIGAIYNNLDHSNELAIQSFLKGNDILKEIGKSESIEMARNYNDLANTYQDLEQYDLALDYHHQSLKIKENVLRENHPELAVSYFNLAQVSLSKGDLDAAIAHYQNALEVDISNFGHDHRWVAEDYFNLAHCYNVKGSYDKAIRYAHKAYDMLKANYGENNLRVAESLYALGDAYYYTGDFSAAQNAYLKAVATFKELAERYQAQDALNGQALVLNSLGKVMRERQDYDASINYHQQALRLHLVMQNTKRASVGDTQLLLAQAHLENQNYDQAEKLLKEAHANLAQSLGDKHPAVADAYRLLGDVNMQLGEYDKALKYYQHSLACLTADYNIKLIEKLPPKEGIHLTPALITTLRYKALSLRKRFGKTQNAEDLHLALSHLDFASAMVDSMRVLYLQDGSNRNPLQDHLPVYEDALSILYDLHRIDQDKKWVEAAFSMMEQSKALQLLSALREADARNFAAVPDAILQQEKQMMLDLSYYENMTRRADSAQQEWRSKAFSIKQSYDSLIRKIAADYPEYHALKYKAEVMSLSQVQEEMLRPDEAMLTYLQGDSNIYKITLTQESAKLEKIPNTHQLQDALDMVRSAITEKRSIDQFASPAHKVYSKLIMPSEALLQHKKLIIIPDGKLSYLPFEVLLKEKVVQGAGYRTLPYLVREHQLNYQFSATLMQMQREQKMENKAVSYLAFAPEFNQVTPLLASADKNPLQIEDTVRGTLAELRGTVREVKAIGRWMEGNYYEGRDADEATFKREASKYQVLHLATHAIVDDQYPMNSRLLFTPSASTEEDGNLYAWELYGLKLDAKMVVLSACNTGYGKIQRGEGVMSLGRAFAYAGCPSVVMSLWPAQDRATADLMEAFYEEIAGGHDKDVAMQNAKLRYLGEANELFAHPFYWAGFIVQGNTQPLENHSSWINYIWIGSVLIILLFSLLAVKKIFFQR; from the coding sequence ATGTTTCCTAAGCGTGCTTTTGTCTTTTTATGTTGTACGGTTCTGTTGCTATCATTTGCTACTGTTAACGCAGGCTTCGCTCAGGATGCATCTCAGGTAGAGCAACTCTATACAAAGGCCAAACGGTACCAGGATCAGGCCCTGTATGACAGCGCACTGTACTATTTTGAAATCACAGAAAAGCTTGCCCGGCAGCAAAAAGACTGGCAGGGGGTGATGATGTGCCTTTATGGAGTAGGAGGCATACGTTCAGATCAAGGTAAATATGAAGATGCGGAAAAGCGTCTTTTGAAGGCACTGAAAATCTCTCAACAGCATTTTCCGGAACATATTTATGAGACGGGAGAAGCTTACTATATTCTGGCTTATAATTATTCACAAAAAGCCGATTATCCTGCGGCCTTAACGCATTACCAGAAAGCAATAGCCATTTATAAAAAAATACAGGGAGATCAGCATGTATCAGTGGCCAATACTTATGCTGCAATAGGAGCCATTTATAATAATTTAGATCATTCCAACGAACTGGCCATCCAATCTTTTCTGAAAGGAAATGATATACTCAAAGAAATTGGTAAGAGTGAGAGTATTGAGATGGCTCGTAACTATAATGACCTTGCCAATACCTATCAGGATCTGGAACAGTACGATCTGGCGCTGGATTATCATCATCAGAGCTTGAAGATCAAAGAGAACGTATTGCGAGAGAACCATCCTGAATTGGCAGTCAGTTATTTCAACCTGGCACAGGTATCATTGAGTAAAGGAGATCTGGATGCTGCCATTGCCCACTATCAAAATGCGCTGGAAGTAGACATTTCCAACTTTGGTCATGACCATCGTTGGGTTGCGGAAGATTATTTTAACCTAGCGCATTGCTACAATGTCAAAGGTAGCTACGACAAAGCCATTCGCTATGCGCACAAAGCCTATGACATGCTAAAAGCGAATTATGGAGAAAATAATCTGAGAGTCGCAGAATCTTTGTATGCTTTGGGAGATGCTTATTATTATACCGGAGACTTTTCTGCCGCTCAAAACGCTTACCTGAAGGCCGTAGCTACTTTTAAAGAACTTGCTGAAAGGTACCAGGCGCAGGATGCTCTGAATGGACAGGCGTTGGTGCTAAACAGCCTGGGAAAAGTAATGCGGGAGAGACAGGACTATGATGCAAGCATAAATTATCATCAGCAGGCACTTCGGCTACATTTAGTCATGCAAAATACCAAGAGGGCATCAGTGGGAGATACGCAGCTATTACTAGCGCAGGCTCATCTGGAAAATCAAAACTACGATCAAGCTGAAAAATTATTGAAAGAAGCTCATGCCAATCTGGCGCAAAGTCTGGGAGATAAGCACCCTGCTGTAGCAGATGCCTACCGCCTGCTGGGAGATGTCAATATGCAGCTTGGGGAGTATGATAAGGCCCTTAAATACTATCAGCATTCATTAGCATGCCTTACAGCTGATTATAATATAAAATTAATTGAAAAACTCCCTCCTAAAGAGGGCATTCACCTCACGCCAGCTTTGATTACTACGCTGAGGTACAAAGCTTTGAGTTTACGTAAACGTTTTGGCAAAACACAAAATGCTGAAGATCTACACTTAGCACTTTCGCATCTGGATTTTGCATCCGCTATGGTGGATAGTATGCGGGTACTCTATTTACAGGATGGCTCTAACCGTAATCCGCTACAAGATCATTTGCCGGTTTATGAAGATGCGCTTTCTATATTGTACGATCTGCATCGTATAGACCAGGATAAAAAATGGGTGGAAGCGGCCTTTAGCATGATGGAGCAAAGTAAAGCATTGCAATTGCTTTCTGCCCTGCGAGAGGCTGATGCCCGTAACTTTGCCGCTGTACCGGATGCTATCCTGCAGCAGGAAAAGCAAATGATGCTGGACTTGTCGTATTATGAAAATATGACGCGCAGAGCCGATAGTGCCCAGCAGGAATGGCGTAGTAAGGCCTTTAGCATAAAACAATCATACGATTCTCTGATCAGAAAAATTGCTGCCGACTATCCCGAATACCATGCCCTGAAATACAAGGCAGAGGTAATGAGTCTAAGCCAGGTGCAGGAAGAAATGCTCAGGCCTGATGAGGCCATGCTGACTTATCTGCAGGGTGATAGCAATATTTACAAAATTACCCTTACGCAGGAAAGCGCGAAACTAGAAAAGATTCCTAATACCCATCAACTTCAGGATGCGCTGGACATGGTGCGCTCTGCAATTACTGAAAAACGCTCTATTGATCAGTTTGCCAGTCCTGCCCACAAAGTATATTCAAAGCTTATTATGCCTTCCGAAGCTTTACTTCAGCACAAAAAGCTCATTATTATCCCGGATGGTAAGCTCAGCTACCTGCCTTTTGAAGTATTGTTGAAAGAAAAAGTTGTGCAGGGGGCTGGCTACCGTACTTTACCCTATTTGGTGCGGGAACATCAGCTCAACTACCAGTTTTCTGCTACACTTATGCAGATGCAGAGAGAGCAAAAGATGGAAAATAAAGCTGTGAGCTATCTGGCTTTTGCTCCTGAGTTTAATCAGGTTACACCACTTTTGGCCTCCGCGGACAAAAATCCGCTTCAGATTGAAGACACAGTAAGGGGCACTTTAGCAGAGCTCAGAGGTACAGTCAGGGAAGTCAAGGCTATTGGTCGCTGGATGGAGGGAAACTACTACGAAGGTAGGGATGCTGATGAGGCTACATTCAAACGGGAAGCTTCTAAATATCAGGTGTTGCATTTGGCGACCCATGCTATCGTAGACGATCAGTATCCTATGAACTCCCGATTGCTTTTTACCCCCTCAGCCTCAACTGAAGAAGATGGAAATCTGTATGCATGGGAACTCTATGGTCTGAAACTGGACGCAAAAATGGTAGTGCTTTCGGCCTGTAATACCGGCTATGGTAAAATACAAAGAGGAGAGGGCGTAATGAGCCTGGGAAGGGCTTTTGCCTATGCCGGTTGCCCTAGTGTAGTGATGAGCCTCTGGCCCGCTCAGGACAGAGCCACTGCCGATCTGATGGAAGCCTTTTACGAAGAAATTGCTGGCGGGCATGATAAAGATGTGGCAATGCAAAATGCCAAGCTGCGGTACCTGGGCGAAGCGAATGAACTCTTCGCCCATCCGTTCTATTGGGCAGGCTTTATAGTACAAGGAAATACCCAACCGCTGGAGAATCATAGCTCTTGGATAAATTATATCTGGATAGGTAGTGTATTGATAATTTTGCTCTTTAGCCTTTTGGCAGTGAAAAAAATCTTCTTCCAAAGGTAA
- a CDS encoding tetratricopeptide repeat protein → MIEEKDIELAERYLCGALSKAEYVKVEQRLASDPVFKRRVEMMRELSNMYSGEAEDFRALLEDAHLEYTNQNQPSAFKRYWLVAASLSLLLLAAAYFFFQNGSADPQQLYAEHFSLPPDNLTVRTELPEQELINTAMEQYNDGQHQQASVLFAQALEARPDSVPILFYSAVNLMALGNIEEAVPQLQNVVAKGNSSYFMPAQWYLALIYLQVNQKAEAERILNELQNASSSYASKAERLLEEFD, encoded by the coding sequence ATGATAGAGGAAAAAGACATTGAACTTGCAGAGCGATACCTTTGTGGTGCTTTAAGCAAGGCTGAGTATGTAAAGGTAGAGCAGCGTCTTGCTTCTGACCCGGTATTTAAGAGGCGAGTAGAGATGATGCGTGAACTCAGCAATATGTATAGTGGTGAAGCAGAAGATTTTCGTGCTTTGTTAGAGGATGCACATCTGGAATATACAAACCAAAACCAGCCTTCTGCATTCAAACGCTACTGGCTGGTGGCAGCGAGCCTAAGTCTCTTGCTATTAGCTGCTGCTTATTTTTTCTTTCAAAATGGCTCAGCAGACCCTCAGCAATTGTATGCAGAGCACTTTAGCCTGCCCCCGGATAATCTGACGGTCCGTACCGAACTACCAGAGCAGGAATTGATCAACACTGCGATGGAACAGTACAATGATGGACAACATCAGCAGGCTTCAGTATTATTTGCGCAGGCGCTGGAAGCACGGCCAGATAGTGTCCCCATCCTGTTCTACAGTGCAGTGAACCTTATGGCTCTGGGAAATATAGAGGAGGCAGTTCCTCAATTGCAAAATGTAGTGGCGAAGGGTAATTCATCCTATTTTATGCCAGCGCAATGGTATTTAGCCTTAATATACCTGCAAGTGAACCAGAAGGCTGAAGCTGAGAGAATTTTGAATGAACTGCAAAACGCTTCTTCTTCCTATGCCTCTAAAGCCGAAAGATTATTAGAAGAATTTGATTAA